From the Geotrypetes seraphini chromosome 8, aGeoSer1.1, whole genome shotgun sequence genome, the window GTAGAGGtagttttcttatttttcttattggTTTTCTTAGGTGAGTGGTACatctttgggggtttttttttgttttgttttacatttttaggAGCTAGGGAAGGGATTTAGTTATATTTTTCTCAATTATTTTACTGTTTCTTGCTATTCTGCATactattttgttttacttttcttaTTTTGCTTTGCTTTATAAAAACACTTTTTCgcttctttttcctttgttttcctGTTCTGCATTTCTCAATTTTCAGAACTAGATAACCTGGTTCTGATCCTATAGCCTTAAGTGGATTGCTttgcccccacccccttacttgTGCTTTTTTCCCCAGTAGATCTCTATTCCTTCTTCTGTCTCCCTGGATTAGCACTACTCCCGTCTATATCTGATTTAGAGTGAGGAAAATTTCTTGGTCTTCTGACAGTTTCATTTCTGGGGTGTTCTTTTCTTTTCCAGGTGACCGATTCATCTGGTCATACGCTCTCCTTCAAGGAAGATGCTAAGAAGGGCAAATTTGCCTTCACCACAGATGATTATGAGATTTATGAGATCTGCTTTGAAAGTAAAATGCAGCCTGCAGGTAGGTACAGTtctttcctcttctctcctcCAGAACTTGTGTCTTCCTGTCGTACAAATCACCATACGTCACTGTAAGGCCCATGTGTTCTTGCTGTGTGACTCATGGCTCGAGTCTCTTAAGTTAGTTGGATaaaaattggtttaaaaaaatctaCTTTTCAGTACAGTTGATAGAAAATAGAACAGGAAGTTCAGAATATGTATTTCCTAACTCCAGTATTCCAAATAATGATATACGCTCAAGTCACTGCATTGTCACCATCCCCATGCATCTTGAAGGCTCTATCAGATAATTATAGTCCCTTTTGGTAAATTCACATCCATATGCTCACTCGCTGCAGAAAGGAAGGGGAATTCAAAGCCCAGGATTTATCCCTCACCTTGTAGGTGGTATTATTTGTTTTAATGCTAAGTAGTGTTATGGGGTTATGTCACTTGCCGCCTACTTTAAACAATTgttttgtttcaggaaattttcGGGTGCCTGACCAATTGATCATTCTCAGTGTTAAACATGGAGTTGAGGCACAGAATTATGAGGAGGTGAGTATATCCTGCTTTCTGTTATATCTACTCCAGATTCTGTACATGTGGTGATGAATCCATTCTTGTGaactggacttgcagaagtgAGAATACTTACAGCTTTGAGCACCTCCCTTATGGAGGCGGAGCCCAGTGCACCCtccagtttttcttctgcaaaCAAACTGTGCAAagatgtttctgatctgctctgcttagattttgttttctttctttcattcaaaGTTTAATTTTCTGAGGTTTCGGTGCCCTGAAACCCCATTCTTACTACATTATTAActatgtattctccctggaaatgcccagaccaactcttgttgtaaaccgcctagaactaaaaggtattggtgggatagaagacactaatgaaACGTAATGTAATAAGTTCTGCTGAGCCTGACTGCAGCTCTGTAGGGTAAGCCTTTGGATGGACCTGgagagccagcctgctttgtttcttctgggcttggggtccattcccctgggagccgGCTTACCTTCTGTGGCTTGATTGCAGGCTATTGGTGCCCTGTGTAAGAACCCTCGGGGTATCGGGGCACCGGTTGCTTATTTACCCATCCCTGTTGCGCTTCGACGTTCCCTAGGGGTGGAAGTTGGTGTTGGTCCGGCTAGTAGCCTGAAGATTCCTTGGTTTGAAGTATCTTAGGTAGAAAGTCCTTTCAATGTTTTCatcccttgtgggccaaatacaAAATTGTCATGAAAAGAGCACGTTTAAGAAACTActcaagacacaattatttgtagatgcctttttctagtcaATAATGGCCCTCCCTGGCAAAGCTGATGAACTTTTCATGACCTTTTTTAACATGGTTTTAGTTTGTAGAAATGATTTTTAAGGATTATTTGTATGTTTATGCTatgatgattttgttttaaattatatgtgtaattctgtaaaccgtttagttttaaacagtatataaatttttaaaataaataaatctaacgTGCCAAAAAGgaggcatagaaacatgatggcaaataaaggccaaatggctcatccaggctgctcatctgcagcatctactatctccacctctccctaagagatcccaagtgcctatctcacgatatcttaaattcagacacagtctttgtctccatcacctctaccaggagactattccacacatctaccacactttctgtataaaaatatttccttagattattcctgagcttatcacctcttaacttcatcctatgccttctcattccggagcttcctttcaaaagaaagagactcatttcatgcacatttatgccaagtaagtatttaaacatctcttatcttatctcccctctcctgcctttcctccaaagtatacatattgagatctttaaggctgaccatcaaccattttagtagcctttctctgaactgactccatcctgtttatatctttttgaaagtgcagtctccagacttgtatacaatattctaaatgaggtctcggcagagtcttatacaggggcatcagtgcTTCCTTTTTCCTATTAGCCGTActtctctctatgcaccctagcatccttctagctttcattttcaccttttcaacctatttgaccaccttaagatcatcacatcccAAATCCTGCTGCTTTTTCATGAAatgaaagttcttcaccccctaaaccgtaccttcccttgggtttttgcagcccaaatgcacgagGCAAAATTTACCTGGCAGCCTTACAGCAATATtatttacaaaaatgtttaaaagaataggcccaagaaccgaaccttgaggcacactactggcaacattcctttcctcattgaccactaccctttgttgtcttccactcaaccagttcttaatccagtctgtcactttggggcccataccaaggaCACTTAgcttattagatgcctgtgtggaacactgtcggaggctttgctaaaatctaaatacacaacatTTAGCACatccctctatccaattatctggtcacccagtccaagaaattgatcatatttgtctaacaagatctgcctctagtgaatccactggataccagaaactgcactattctgttttaaaagtgtttccattaatttattatcacagaagtcagacttaccggcctatagttcccTACTACTTCCTTACTCCCACTTTTTGTGGAGATGGACCACTTCCACCCTTTTCCAGTTCTCCACTACTAGAGAAACATTGAAGAGGTTagccagcggagccaccagaacttccctaagttccttcagtacccttggatgtacatcatttggccccatcactttgtccacctttagtttagttaTCGCCTCacaaaatcaatcagggtctaccacacctccatccttatttgcatttgtcttctgctgtCCCGCTTCCGGcgtttcagctgtgaacacagaacagaaatatttattaagcaattcagcttctacatatttctccccgtcacctttgagtctcacaatgccacctttgcaattcttcctatcactaacatatctaaaaaaaatgtcttgcccCCCCATATTActgtcagctttttttttttttttcttccatttgcaactttgctttcctgactactcgaccatcctctctcaacttttccagatatttttgcctgtcttgcTCGTTCTTtgatcttttatagtttatgaaagctaacctcttttttttttagaacaaaagcagctttcttttcctcttacttacaaaatggtttgttaccCTTATAATAGCTCCTTTCTGTTTTGTCCATTGCTTTCCTACTACTtctagatgttcccatccagacaattctttTACGTAATGCCCCATCTGAACAAATTTAGTTTtattaaagtctagaacctttacttttgaatgagtgttctctacacctgtcttaacattaaaccacaccatgcaaTGATCATTGGATGCCAGGTGATCTCCCaccataacatcagaaacactttcccagtttgtaagcactaagtccagtatggctccattaccaactgctggaacagttctccttgtagagaattcaggatcttcctacttctagaagactccACAATAGGGATATTCCAATCAACATCTGGTATGTTAAAATCACCTGTTGGCAATACTTTCTCTTGTAAAGCATATTCTAAATGTCTGCTATTAaatttctgtccacttcttctgtctgtaaaggaggcctgtatatcgcacctatgtaaatacatttttcattccctctttccagattgacttACGGTGCCTGATCTGCAGTTGTGTGgtttttaacatataatgccattCCCCCattcttttcttcctaccctgtctttcctgaacatatagcccggtataactatatcACAGTCATTTTTCTCCATGAACTacatctctgtgatcgccactaaatctaactcagcctcttccatcacagtcTGTAGATCCAGAGCCTTGTTTCCCATATTTTGAGCATTAATATATActtctttccagacattgcccccttttctcaTTTGTGTAGagatatttagtgattcacttaacctgagggtttatactcacctgggggctttgatcaccctgccccaataattctagtttaaagccctcttcataaagttagccagtctgctgctgaagacatgCGTCCCAAAAAGGCCCTTATCTGTAGAATGCAAGGCTGTCACTGGTTGGTAGATTTTCAAGACGGTAGCAATACACAGAGGACTTTGTCACTCAAGGCTTTATAAATCAAAACCAAAATCTTAAATTCAGATTAATTGGCCTAACCAGTTTATTTATAATCCTGGAGTTTATTTATAATCCTTTAATATGAACGAAACAAGGAGCACATCCAGATATAATTAATTTAGATCTGAATCATGGCATAATAAATGCATTAAGAATGCTTTTATAGTGAACAGCACAGATTTTAGTGGCTGTGTAGTCTATGAATGCACAAAATAAATAATTCTGTAGGTAATAGTGCAGGCCGTCGCCAGGAATCTTTGTCTTGGTCATGTAATGCTTGTGAATTAGTGATTTCAACCATATTGTACTGAAGGAGAAGAAAGGTGTGTAGCAATTCTGCTTTCCTAGGAGCAGCTATCATTAGCCCTGTCCCTGGTTTGGTTCTGAAACTTGTTTCACACTTCTCTCTCTACTTCTCAGATTGCAAAAGCCGAGAAGCTGAAGCCGTTGGAGTTGGAGCTGAGGCGACTGGAGGATCTCTCTGAATCTATTGTCAAGGACTTTGCTTACATGAAGCAGCGGGAAGAGGAGATGAGAGACACCAATGGTTAGaatgaaaagaaacacaaaatatgcaagagatctctGGATTTCTCTAGGCTCATCCTGATACAGATCATAAACTCTGCCTGCCTTGCTTCTTCTCCATCTAATCCTTTCTACTTTTCTGGATTTTTCTTCTCCAATTCCTCCCCGCTCCTACTTGGAGTGGGGGTGGTCTGTGCTTTTCCTGGGGGTTATCTATCACATCTCCACCAGCAGGGGGATCCTTTGTGCCTATCTCAGGCATTACACCACTTTCCCACCACCGAAGCTCCTCTGTAGTATTTCAGGCtttaatcatttctgtagtgctactaggCATATACAACGCTGTACatgttatatgcaggtactttctctgtccctagtggactcacaGTCTAAGTTtttggtggattaagtgacttgaccagggtcacaagaaactgcggtgggaattgaacccagtttctctggttctcaggctactgcactaaccattaggctcttCTGGTCTTGTCCTGGACTTTATCCCTCactccttctttctgtctcctgttctccatttctttttctttctttttttataactTTTAGCATATGGTTTACGAAATGTCCCTGATTTTGACTGGTTGACCCCCAGCTCATGGAGGACAAGCTCCTCCTGTCCCTGATTCATGCTTTTATCCTTTCGCTAcagtcttccctcctcccccaaggCCTGCCATGGTGCCATACATATCTCTGCTTCAAAAGTCCCTCCATGCATTACTCCTTTATTTAGCCCAGTGGGGCAGTAAGAAGCACAGCACTAAGAAAAATAATAAGGTGCCCTGTGGAGGGTTTCAGCACTTGTGCTTAGTTGAAGCTCTGTCAACATTCCATCCCCACAACAATAGGAAGTATATATCAGGGGGTGAGACACTGGCAGAACACCACAGAGCTCAGGCACTAGAAGCTTCACGTGGCACTTTAATGTTTTACTTGTGCTGTGCTTCTTTCTGCCTTGGCCTCGTTGGGTAAAGGAACCATTCCAGGAAGGCAATTTTGATGGAGGGAAAGTGGTGCTGGTTGGTGGTGGGAGCAAAGAGAGAGGGGTGGAGTTGCTGGACTGGAAGGATGAGGAGAGTGTGAAAAGAAGAGTACCCGTAAGAGGAATGAACAAAATGTGGGAATAAAATGCTAGAGGAAGAGGATGAGAAAAGAACTCataaggaaagagaagaggaatTGGGAGGAGAATAAGAAGGATAAAAAGGGAGACCATCAAGAGGTAGGAAACACACATAGAGAAGGAAAAGATTAACATATCCACTGATGAAAGAGAAAATAAGGAAGACACAGAGTTGAAACTGAAAAGAGCAAAGAAGGAGATACCAGAGAataagaaaagaaagggagatgctgaacaacGAAACCAAGCCAGTGATAGCAAAGGTTGGACATTTTTATTGTCTGATAGATAACTGATTGGTGTAAAATGTCTTGGGAACCAGTTCAGTTTCAGAACATGAACCTGTGTTCCACATGTTGAGGAGTTGTATTTTGTCAGCTGACTTAGCTTTTTCGTTGCACAATTAATTGTCTTGTATGTGGGACATATCACTTAGCATAAGATTTTGGTTCTGGAAtctaaatattttgttttaaGCAACTTAAATAATGTACTTTTAAGATATATGGAAGTAGAATGTTTGTTTTAGTAGATTATAGCTTTTGTGGTGGAAAGTTCCTCCTGGAAGACCCCACCCACACTCCCCCTGGCCTGGTGGTCCCAGATTTGCAAACCCCAAATCTGATGATTGCCTCAAAGTCTTCCCCGGCCTAATTCTGTCCTTAGATCTATCTTTTACTCTCCCTGTTGCCTGGAGCTTACTGAAACAAAGAGCGTGACAGCAAATAAGGGCCATACTATACAGCCTATTAGTTTGCCCGTGCTTTGTCTTTTCTTACCAAGATCTTTCTATATGCCTTAACAAAAGGCAAAGTGCATTGAATGAATGTAACTGAAATCTCTTGATACCCCCCCAACCAAAATAATCATTTTAGATGATGGAGAAATAATCCCTTCTTCATCACGACCCTAAACAGCAATAATGTAACAGTATTGGCCTTGTAGAAAATATTTGGGTAAACTGCTTTGAAGGTTCAGGGGTAAAACCCAAACGTCATTGACCAGGGGAggtgggattttttttatttattatgctAGCCTCCCTGCTTTTAGTGACTGCTGATTTTTAGATCTGATTGGGTACCAGAATGTTGTATTTAGTGTCAGTCT encodes:
- the LOC117365707 gene encoding transmembrane emp24 domain-containing protein 10-like; amino-acid sequence: MECVGFVLLLSVLSFSGVAAISFHLPAQSRKCLKEEIHKNVLVTGQYEVSEQPGLKTHLQVTDSSGHTLSFKEDAKKGKFAFTTDDYEIYEICFESKMQPAGNFRVPDQLIILSVKHGVEAQNYEEIAKAEKLKPLELELRRLEDLSESIVKDFAYMKQREEEMRDTNESTSLRVLYFSVFSMLCLVGLATWQVFYLRRFFKAKKLIE